In the uncultured Methanobacterium sp. genome, one interval contains:
- a CDS encoding DUF5518 domain-containing protein codes for MVDWNAVGVGSLINAVLTIVLTISVFPLFFLGPIVGGLVATYIGRGEKKDAPVEGALTGIIGGLIIGILFVAGFGALSAIIGLIFAKVGLVAGAMTMIAGLFITVFSIFLGGVLGTVGGFIGAEIRENGREKVIKN; via the coding sequence ATGGTAGACTGGAACGCAGTTGGAGTAGGATCGCTTATTAACGCGGTTTTAACCATTGTCTTAACGATTTCTGTTTTCCCTTTGTTCTTTTTAGGCCCAATAGTGGGAGGGCTGGTGGCAACCTACATTGGGCGTGGTGAGAAAAAAGACGCACCAGTGGAAGGTGCATTAACTGGTATCATAGGTGGACTTATAATAGGAATTCTGTTTGTTGCTGGCTTCGGAGCTTTAAGTGCAATAATAGGGCTCATATTTGCTAAAGTAGGCCTAGTGGCAGGTGCAATGACTATGATAGCTGGTCTTTTCATCACTGTGTTCTCTATATTCCTGGGTGGAGTTTTAGGCACTGTTGGGGGATTTATAGGTGCTGAAATTAGAGAAAACGGTCGTGAAAAAGTAATAAAAAATTAA
- a CDS encoding DUF5518 domain-containing protein, with amino-acid sequence MDIDWGAVIIGFILSIVLGAVFGIIIPAVGSVLGLLLAGIVVGYMVGGTAGNGMANGAVSGLFGAIVLSILMLIFGTLILGIIGFAAATVTSLFLFIAFFGVMILMAIGGAIGSVIKGEA; translated from the coding sequence ATGGATATTGACTGGGGAGCAGTAATTATAGGGTTCATCTTATCCATAGTTTTAGGAGCCGTTTTTGGAATAATTATACCTGCAGTGGGTTCAGTTCTCGGTTTACTCCTAGCAGGAATTGTAGTAGGTTACATGGTAGGGGGAACTGCAGGTAATGGTATGGCAAACGGTGCAGTATCTGGTTTGTTTGGAGCCATTGTGCTGTCCATATTAATGCTCATATTCGGTACCCTGATCCTGGGAATAATTGGATTCGCAGCAGCCACCGTGACCTCATTGTTCCTGTTCATAGCGTTCTTCGGGGTTATGATCCTAATGGCCATTGGAGGCGCTATTGGTTCTGTAATCAAAGGAGAAGCATAA
- a CDS encoding DUF126 domain-containing protein, with protein MTSNLIKCRKISRGHARGTVIISHEPLSFLGGVDPQTGNITDREHELYQQNISGKILVIPSGKGSTVGSYVIFQMVKNKTAPLAIIAIEAEPIIATGAIMASIPMVDQPEKDVLNMLKEGDLVEVDADTGIIEIIK; from the coding sequence ATGACCTCCAATCTTATTAAGTGTCGTAAAATTTCACGTGGACATGCCAGGGGAACTGTGATCATCTCCCACGAACCCCTGAGTTTCCTGGGTGGTGTTGATCCCCAGACTGGAAATATCACTGATCGAGAACACGAACTCTACCAGCAGAATATAAGTGGCAAAATACTGGTGATTCCCTCAGGGAAGGGTTCCACTGTTGGATCTTATGTTATTTTCCAGATGGTTAAAAACAAAACTGCTCCACTAGCCATCATTGCCATAGAAGCAGAGCCAATTATCGCAACTGGAGCCATAATGGCCAGTATTCCCATGGTTGACCAGCCCGAAAAGGATGTTCTTAACATGTTAAAGGAAGGAGACCTGGTGGAGGTTGATGCAGACACCGGGATCATTGAAATTATAAAATAA
- a CDS encoding DUF5518 domain-containing protein, translating to MIDQKNILIGTVLAVILVVVFGMFIPLIGGVIALIVAGVVVGYLVNQSVKMGAIHGALVGLFTGVIYILIIYAISGFSQKIIGGLIIYSLGFIPVYILLGLGGGIIGYVIKARQQNGKLSEEVSEEKSIEETSEDDNEKV from the coding sequence ATGATCGATCAAAAAAATATTCTCATTGGAACAGTACTGGCTGTAATACTAGTTGTTGTGTTCGGGATGTTCATTCCCTTAATTGGGGGTGTAATAGCTTTAATAGTAGCGGGAGTCGTGGTTGGATATCTAGTCAACCAGAGTGTAAAGATGGGGGCAATACACGGAGCTTTAGTAGGACTTTTCACAGGGGTAATATACATTCTGATAATATACGCAATTTCAGGATTCTCACAAAAGATAATTGGAGGATTAATTATCTACTCATTGGGTTTTATCCCGGTATACATTCTCTTAGGACTCGGTGGCGGAATCATTGGATACGTGATAAAAGCAAGGCAACAGAATGGAAAATTATCTGAAGAAGTATCTGAAGAAAAGAGTATTGAAGAAACTTCTGAAGATGATAATGAAAAAGTATAG